One window from the genome of Serinibacter salmoneus encodes:
- the pulA gene encoding pullulanase-type alpha-1,6-glucosidase gives MTAGAATAVPSLAEPLEPERTATLVGDLQTELGCESDWAPDCEATLLTPTGTEGVYTLEGELPAGSYEYKIAIDGAWDEAYGLDGGGDNIPLTIGGDATLRFSYDDTTHRTALTPLTLAADEDAAADAAVLADPVRNEGAGESFYFVMTDRFANGDPGNDTAGIAGDRLEHGFDPTDKGFFHGGDVQGLRDQLDYIEGLGTTAIWLTPSFKNAPVQGTGADASAGYHGYWITDFTQIDPHLGTNAELEALIAEAHARDIKVYFDIITNHTADVIDYAEGEYSYIDQATSPYLDAEGTPFDPADYAGGDTFPAMDPATSFPYTPVIAAEDADLKVPAWLNDPTLYHNRGDSTWSGESVTYGDFVGLDDLMTEHPDVVDGFIEIYEAWVDLGIDGFRIDTVKHVNFEFWELFSAAIAEHADAVGNPDFFAFGEVYDADAALLSPYVRDTAMDATLDFAFQSVASSWATGGNSAGLANLFAADDLYTTATTNAQAQPTFLGNHDMGRIGYDVRGADDPVAASAVAHSLMYLTRGQPVVYYGDEQGFVGDGDLGGTDKDARQSLFATQVTEFAEQNLLDGTQAGSVDRYDTDAALYEHIATLADLRQSTPALTEGAQITRLADGGTFVASRVHPDERIEHLVAVTNGAEQTVTVTTLTPGATYTPLLTLSGEETLPAGAPVTATADGEITLTIPARGAVVLVADTEVAAGDDTSITVEAPTPGAAMEGVAPVAAAIDADTWAQTSFAYRVVGASEWTPLGVAETTSPRVFHDVTDLAAGTLIEYRAVRTDAAGTTTGTSTFAGIGHAVDGVVEDGGGEGDLFVTVPGSHNAAMGCTGDWQPGCEAAALSEATGGIYTGTFDIPAGTYEYKAAVGGTWDINYGAGGEPNGANIVYTHEGGDITFYFDPDTGIVWNTAQGPIITLAGSFQSELGCDDWSPDQLCAWMQPSGEDGIFTFATTELPAGAYETKVTHGLSWAENYGADGVSDGANIPFSVSEGTQVVFTYDVATHLLTIEVADPPLAGTGEERAHWVSADLLAYPAALGSGGSYALHHSPDATLEVVDGAVTGGEALALEVVEEGLPQDIADRFPALADFTALRLVDADAAQAAQALRGQVMVSRSDGETLTAFTGVQIPGVLDDLYAADLAEVTLGLDWGGTNPLVAALATMAGPAAAADAAEAADATEAAAGDAQATATVWAPTAQSVELVRWDGATGSETVLTADRDDAAGSWSAGPLAAGDAYRWRITVYAPATGAIETNEVTDPYSVALTTNSVASVAVDLSDPALAPSEWAETASPVVARDVDQTIWELHVRDFSIGDETVPEADRGTYRAFTHTDSAGMTHLRELAEAGITTVHLLPTFDIASIEEDPEAQAAPECDLAGMAPDSADQQECVGAIRGEDGYNWGYDPYHFMAPEGSYATSPEGTERVSEFREMVGALHAADLQVVLDQVYNHTAASGQAPTSVLDRVVPGYYHRLNAAGGVETSTCCQNIATEHEVAERLMVDSVVLWARDYKVDGFRFDLMGHHSLANMQAVREALDALTLEEDGVDGSAVYLYGEGWDFGEVAGDALFEQARQANLAGTGIGSFNDRLRDGVHGGSPVDGSSTFDQGFGTGLGTDPNGRSRTGAEDLGHLTDLVKLGMAGNLAEYSFTASTGETVTGAEVDYNGSPAGYAGQPSETINYVDAHDNETLFDLAVFKLPTDTPMDERVRANTVQLATVALGQSPSFWHAGTELLRSKSLDRDSYDSGDWFNRIDWTGQENTFGSGLPGAWSNEEKWDLMAPLLADASLKPDAAAMASSYAQALDLLRVRSSVDLLRLGSTQAVQEKVTFPGSGPDEAPGTIAMLIDDTVGSPASESLDGALVLINASPDAVTRSFPELAGREFVLNQVQAEGSDDVVTSVSLTAEGSVEVPARSYVVLVEEAEVQPPPTGDPTETPTGAPTSPGPSPSGTTGSGGSGSDGSDGLPSTGASVAGLVLAALALVGFGTLLIRRRATRA, from the coding sequence GTGACGGCCGGCGCCGCAACCGCTGTCCCGAGCCTCGCCGAGCCGCTCGAGCCCGAGCGCACCGCCACCCTCGTGGGTGACCTGCAGACGGAACTCGGCTGCGAGAGCGACTGGGCGCCGGACTGTGAGGCCACCCTGCTCACGCCCACCGGCACCGAGGGGGTCTACACCCTTGAGGGGGAGCTGCCTGCCGGGTCCTATGAGTACAAGATCGCGATCGACGGCGCGTGGGACGAGGCCTACGGCCTGGACGGCGGCGGGGACAACATCCCGCTGACCATCGGCGGGGACGCCACCCTTCGCTTCAGCTACGACGACACCACCCACCGCACCGCGCTCACCCCGCTGACCCTCGCTGCGGACGAGGACGCCGCCGCCGACGCGGCGGTGCTCGCCGACCCGGTGCGCAACGAGGGCGCCGGGGAGTCCTTCTACTTCGTCATGACCGACCGGTTCGCCAACGGTGACCCCGGAAACGACACCGCCGGCATCGCCGGAGACCGCCTCGAGCACGGCTTCGACCCCACCGACAAGGGCTTCTTCCACGGCGGCGATGTGCAGGGCCTGCGCGACCAGCTCGACTACATCGAGGGTCTGGGCACCACCGCGATCTGGCTCACGCCTTCCTTCAAGAACGCCCCCGTGCAGGGCACCGGCGCGGACGCGTCGGCCGGCTACCACGGTTACTGGATCACCGACTTCACCCAGATCGACCCGCACCTGGGCACCAACGCCGAGCTCGAGGCCCTCATCGCGGAGGCCCACGCCCGTGACATCAAGGTGTACTTCGACATCATCACCAATCACACGGCGGACGTGATCGACTACGCCGAGGGCGAGTACTCCTACATCGACCAGGCGACCAGCCCCTACCTGGACGCTGAGGGGACCCCGTTCGACCCCGCCGACTACGCCGGCGGCGACACCTTCCCGGCGATGGACCCCGCCACCTCCTTCCCCTACACCCCGGTGATCGCCGCCGAGGACGCCGACCTGAAGGTCCCCGCCTGGCTGAACGACCCGACGCTCTACCACAACCGTGGCGACTCGACCTGGAGCGGGGAGTCGGTCACCTACGGCGACTTCGTGGGCCTGGACGACCTCATGACCGAGCACCCAGACGTGGTGGACGGCTTCATCGAGATCTACGAGGCCTGGGTGGACCTGGGTATCGACGGGTTCCGCATCGACACGGTCAAGCACGTGAACTTCGAGTTCTGGGAGCTGTTCTCCGCCGCGATCGCCGAGCACGCCGACGCCGTGGGCAACCCGGACTTCTTCGCCTTCGGTGAGGTGTACGACGCCGACGCCGCCCTGCTCTCCCCGTACGTGCGGGACACCGCGATGGACGCCACCCTGGACTTCGCGTTCCAGTCCGTCGCCTCCTCCTGGGCCACCGGCGGCAACAGCGCGGGCCTGGCGAACCTGTTCGCCGCGGACGACCTCTACACCACCGCCACCACCAACGCCCAGGCGCAGCCGACCTTCCTCGGCAACCACGACATGGGCCGGATCGGGTACGACGTGCGGGGAGCCGATGACCCCGTGGCGGCCTCCGCCGTCGCCCACTCCCTCATGTACCTCACCCGTGGCCAGCCGGTGGTCTACTACGGCGACGAGCAGGGATTCGTGGGGGACGGCGACCTCGGCGGCACCGACAAGGACGCCCGGCAGTCGCTGTTCGCCACCCAGGTCACCGAGTTCGCCGAGCAGAACCTGCTGGACGGCACCCAGGCCGGGAGCGTGGACCGCTACGACACCGACGCCGCGCTGTACGAGCACATCGCCACCCTGGCCGACCTGCGCCAGTCCACCCCGGCCCTGACCGAGGGCGCGCAGATCACCCGCCTGGCCGACGGCGGCACCTTCGTCGCCTCCCGGGTGCACCCGGACGAGCGGATCGAGCACCTCGTGGCCGTGACCAACGGCGCCGAGCAGACCGTCACCGTCACCACCCTCACGCCGGGCGCCACCTACACCCCGCTGCTGACCCTCTCCGGTGAGGAGACCCTCCCGGCGGGAGCCCCGGTGACCGCCACGGCCGACGGCGAGATCACCCTGACCATCCCGGCGCGCGGCGCCGTGGTGCTCGTGGCGGACACCGAGGTGGCCGCCGGTGACGATACGAGCATCACCGTCGAGGCCCCCACCCCGGGCGCCGCGATGGAGGGCGTCGCGCCCGTGGCCGCCGCCATCGACGCCGACACCTGGGCACAGACCTCCTTCGCCTACCGCGTGGTCGGCGCGAGCGAGTGGACCCCGCTCGGGGTCGCGGAGACCACCAGCCCGCGGGTGTTCCACGACGTGACCGACCTGGCCGCCGGCACCCTGATCGAGTACCGCGCCGTGCGCACCGACGCCGCCGGGACCACCACCGGGACCTCCACCTTCGCCGGCATCGGCCACGCGGTGGACGGCGTGGTCGAGGACGGCGGGGGAGAGGGTGACCTCTTCGTCACCGTGCCCGGCAGCCACAACGCGGCCATGGGCTGCACCGGCGACTGGCAGCCCGGCTGCGAGGCGGCCGCGCTGAGCGAGGCCACCGGCGGCATCTACACCGGCACCTTCGACATCCCCGCCGGCACGTACGAGTACAAGGCGGCCGTGGGCGGCACCTGGGACATCAACTACGGCGCCGGCGGTGAGCCGAACGGTGCCAACATCGTCTACACCCACGAGGGCGGCGATATCACCTTCTACTTCGACCCCGACACGGGGATCGTGTGGAACACCGCGCAGGGCCCGATCATCACCCTCGCCGGCAGCTTCCAGTCCGAACTGGGCTGCGACGACTGGTCCCCGGACCAGTTGTGCGCCTGGATGCAGCCCAGCGGCGAGGACGGCATCTTCACCTTCGCCACCACCGAGTTGCCGGCCGGAGCGTATGAGACCAAGGTGACCCATGGGCTCTCGTGGGCCGAGAACTACGGGGCCGACGGCGTGAGTGACGGCGCCAACATCCCGTTCAGCGTCTCGGAGGGAACCCAGGTGGTCTTCACCTACGACGTCGCGACCCACCTGCTCACCATCGAGGTCGCCGATCCGCCGCTGGCGGGCACCGGCGAGGAGCGTGCGCACTGGGTGAGCGCCGACCTGCTCGCCTACCCGGCCGCCCTCGGCTCGGGAGGGTCTTACGCGCTGCACCACTCACCGGACGCCACCCTGGAGGTGGTCGACGGCGCGGTCACCGGGGGCGAGGCGCTCGCCCTGGAGGTGGTCGAGGAGGGCCTGCCGCAGGACATCGCGGACCGGTTCCCGGCGCTCGCGGACTTCACCGCGCTGCGACTCGTGGACGCCGATGCCGCCCAGGCAGCGCAGGCGCTGCGCGGGCAGGTGATGGTCTCCCGCAGCGACGGCGAGACGCTGACGGCGTTCACCGGGGTGCAGATCCCCGGGGTGCTGGACGACCTGTACGCCGCGGACCTGGCCGAGGTGACCCTCGGCCTGGACTGGGGCGGGACCAACCCGCTGGTGGCGGCGCTCGCCACCATGGCGGGCCCGGCCGCGGCGGCCGACGCGGCCGAGGCGGCCGACGCGACCGAGGCGGCTGCGGGTGATGCTCAGGCCACCGCGACGGTGTGGGCCCCGACCGCGCAGAGCGTGGAGCTCGTGCGCTGGGACGGCGCGACCGGCTCGGAGACCGTGCTCACCGCGGACCGGGACGACGCCGCGGGCTCCTGGAGCGCCGGACCGCTCGCGGCGGGCGACGCCTACCGGTGGCGGATCACCGTCTACGCGCCGGCGACCGGGGCGATCGAGACCAACGAGGTCACCGATCCCTACTCCGTGGCGCTGACGACGAACTCGGTGGCGAGCGTCGCCGTCGACCTCTCCGACCCGGCGCTCGCGCCGAGCGAGTGGGCCGAGACCGCCTCCCCGGTGGTGGCGCGGGACGTGGACCAGACGATCTGGGAACTGCACGTGCGCGACTTCTCCATCGGGGACGAGACGGTGCCGGAGGCCGACCGCGGCACCTACCGGGCCTTCACGCACACCGATTCGGCGGGGATGACCCACCTGCGGGAGCTCGCCGAGGCGGGGATCACCACGGTGCACCTGCTGCCCACCTTCGACATCGCCTCCATCGAGGAGGACCCCGAGGCGCAGGCCGCCCCGGAGTGCGATCTGGCGGGCATGGCGCCCGACAGCGCCGATCAGCAGGAGTGCGTGGGGGCCATCCGCGGCGAGGACGGCTACAACTGGGGATACGACCCGTACCACTTCATGGCGCCCGAGGGCTCCTACGCCACCAGCCCGGAGGGTACCGAGCGGGTGAGCGAGTTCCGCGAGATGGTCGGCGCACTGCACGCCGCGGACCTGCAGGTGGTGCTGGACCAGGTGTACAACCACACCGCTGCCTCGGGTCAGGCACCCACGTCGGTGCTGGACCGGGTGGTGCCGGGCTACTACCACCGGCTGAACGCGGCTGGTGGCGTGGAGACCTCCACCTGCTGCCAGAACATCGCCACCGAGCACGAGGTGGCCGAGCGGCTCATGGTCGACTCGGTGGTGCTGTGGGCGCGGGACTACAAGGTGGACGGATTCCGGTTCGACCTCATGGGTCACCACAGCCTCGCGAACATGCAGGCGGTGCGTGAGGCGCTGGATGCCCTGACCCTGGAGGAGGACGGCGTGGACGGCTCGGCCGTCTACCTCTACGGGGAGGGATGGGACTTCGGCGAGGTCGCCGGGGACGCCCTGTTCGAGCAGGCCCGGCAGGCGAACCTCGCCGGGACAGGCATCGGGTCCTTCAACGACAGGCTGCGCGACGGCGTGCACGGCGGTTCGCCGGTGGACGGCTCCTCCACGTTCGACCAGGGCTTCGGCACGGGCCTGGGTACCGACCCGAACGGGCGCTCCCGCACCGGTGCCGAGGACCTCGGGCACCTGACCGACCTGGTCAAGCTCGGCATGGCCGGGAACCTCGCGGAGTACTCCTTCACCGCCTCGACCGGCGAGACCGTCACGGGCGCCGAGGTGGACTACAACGGCTCGCCGGCCGGGTATGCCGGGCAGCCCTCGGAGACCATCAACTACGTGGACGCCCACGACAACGAGACCCTGTTCGATCTCGCGGTCTTCAAGCTCCCGACGGACACTCCGATGGACGAGAGGGTGCGGGCCAACACGGTGCAGCTGGCGACCGTGGCGCTCGGCCAGTCGCCCTCGTTCTGGCACGCCGGCACCGAACTGCTGCGCTCGAAGTCGCTGGACCGGGACTCCTACGACTCCGGTGACTGGTTCAACCGGATCGACTGGACGGGGCAGGAGAACACCTTCGGTTCCGGCCTGCCGGGGGCGTGGTCGAACGAGGAGAAGTGGGACCTGATGGCCCCGCTGCTCGCCGACGCCTCGCTCAAGCCGGATGCCGCCGCCATGGCGTCCTCCTACGCCCAGGCGCTGGACCTGCTGCGGGTGCGCTCCTCGGTGGACCTGCTGCGGCTCGGCTCCACGCAGGCGGTGCAGGAGAAGGTCACCTTCCCCGGCTCCGGCCCGGACGAGGCGCCCGGCACCATCGCGATGCTCATCGACGACACGGTCGGCTCCCCGGCCTCGGAGTCGCTGGACGGGGCGCTGGTGCTGATCAACGCCTCCCCGGATGCCGTGACCCGGTCCTTCCCCGAGCTGGCGGGGCGCGAGTTCGTGCTCAACCAGGTGCAGGCCGAGGGGTCCGACGACGTCGTGACCTCCGTGTCCCTCACCGCGGAGGGATCGGTGGAGGTGCCGGCCCGCTCCTACGTGGTGCTGGTGGAGGAGGCCGAGGTGCAGCCGCCGCCGACCGGTGACCCGACCGAGACGCCGACCGGGGCGCCCACCTCACCCGGCCCCTCGCCGTCGGGCACGACGGGTTCGGGCGGCTCGGGTTCGGACGGCTCCGATGGGCTGCCGAGCACCGGCGCGAGCGTGGCCGGTCTCGTGCTGGCCGCACTGGCCCTGGTGGGCTTCGGCACCCTACTGATCAGGCGTCGCGCCACCCGCGCCTGA
- a CDS encoding methylated-DNA--[protein]-cysteine S-methyltransferase → MTTTASPTTDPGAAPLVLAHYDTPAGTAHAVLTPEDGAVRLFGWLEEEPNLARLPAALRERGITEGDGPAGVRDAVARYGQGDLDALASIAVAQEGGEFFQATWAAMRRVSAGHPVTYTELATAAGRPSAVRAAASACARNHVALIVPCHRIVRRDGGLGGFFYGLEIKRALQAHEARFAS, encoded by the coding sequence ATGACCACGACCGCCTCACCCACAACCGACCCGGGTGCCGCGCCGCTCGTGCTGGCGCACTACGACACCCCGGCCGGCACCGCGCACGCCGTCCTCACCCCGGAGGACGGTGCGGTGCGGCTGTTCGGGTGGTTGGAGGAGGAACCCAACCTCGCCCGCCTGCCCGCCGCCCTGCGCGAGCGGGGCATCACCGAGGGTGACGGACCCGCCGGGGTGCGTGACGCCGTCGCCCGCTACGGCCAGGGTGACCTCGACGCCCTGGCGAGCATCGCCGTCGCGCAGGAGGGCGGGGAGTTCTTCCAGGCCACCTGGGCCGCGATGCGCCGGGTCAGCGCGGGGCACCCCGTGACCTACACAGAACTCGCGACGGCGGCCGGGCGACCGAGCGCGGTGCGCGCCGCAGCCAGCGCGTGCGCCCGCAACCACGTGGCGCTCATCGTGCCGTGCCACCGGATCGTGCGCCGCGACGGTGGCCTGGGCGGGTTCTTCTACGGCCTGGAGATCAAGCGGGCCCTGCAGGCACACGAGGCGCGGTTCGCGAGCTGA
- a CDS encoding DNA-3-methyladenine glycosylase 2 family protein: MHLPLDPVAAHRAVSGRDARWDGRLYLGVVTTGIYCRPSCPARTPRPENCQYFPAAAAAVAAGFRACKRCRPDALPGSRHWDARGDLVSRAVRLIADGAVDEAGVAGLARSLAVSERHLHRMLVAEVGATPQQLARTRRAHAARLLIEQTALPLTDVAFAAGFGSLRQFNDVMRQEFGMPPRSFRRAAAIRDGAATRTAPPEAEGRSGLGPATIALRLTFRGPLALEPLRRTLRAHALERVEHHSDTGEAMRTLAAPSGPAVARIHLGGVDDGAAHPALRASFTLTSLSDLMPAVGTVRRWLDLDADPALIGAHLGEDEVLAPLVAAHPGLRVPGAVDGAELAICAVLGQQVSLAVARTFQSRIAAAFGAPVPASFTEATTGMPDGEAVTFPTPSRLAEVGAQAIRDAANLTQARARAVHTLASVLAEGVRLDTGLRLAPGVDPEATRASLLALPGIGPWTADYIALRALRDPDAFMPSDLVLRKALAAAQGVSLKEMTPRRAEAASQPWRPWRSYALQHLWTATAYA; the protein is encoded by the coding sequence ATGCACCTCCCGCTGGATCCCGTGGCCGCCCACCGCGCCGTCTCCGGACGTGACGCGCGCTGGGACGGCCGCCTCTACCTCGGGGTGGTGACGACCGGCATCTACTGCCGCCCCTCCTGCCCGGCGCGCACCCCACGCCCGGAGAACTGCCAGTACTTCCCGGCCGCCGCGGCTGCCGTCGCCGCCGGGTTCCGGGCGTGCAAGCGCTGCCGCCCCGATGCCCTGCCGGGCTCGCGGCACTGGGACGCCCGCGGCGACCTGGTCTCCCGCGCGGTGCGGCTCATCGCGGACGGCGCGGTGGACGAGGCCGGGGTGGCGGGCCTGGCGCGCAGCCTCGCGGTGAGCGAGCGTCACCTGCACCGCATGCTCGTCGCGGAGGTCGGCGCCACCCCGCAGCAGCTCGCGCGCACCCGGCGTGCCCATGCGGCCCGACTGCTCATCGAGCAGACGGCGCTGCCGCTGACCGACGTCGCCTTCGCCGCCGGCTTCGGCTCGCTGCGGCAGTTCAACGACGTGATGCGCCAGGAGTTCGGGATGCCGCCGCGGTCCTTCCGGCGCGCGGCCGCCATCCGTGATGGCGCGGCCACCCGCACCGCCCCGCCCGAGGCGGAGGGCCGCAGCGGCCTGGGCCCCGCGACGATCGCCCTGCGCCTGACCTTCCGCGGACCGCTCGCCCTCGAGCCGCTGCGTCGCACCCTGCGGGCGCACGCTCTGGAGCGCGTGGAGCACCACAGCGACACCGGGGAGGCGATGCGGACGCTGGCTGCGCCGTCGGGGCCCGCCGTGGCGCGGATCCACCTGGGCGGGGTGGACGACGGCGCCGCGCACCCCGCGCTGCGGGCCTCCTTCACCTTGACCTCGCTGAGCGACCTGATGCCCGCCGTGGGCACGGTGCGCCGGTGGCTGGACCTGGACGCCGACCCGGCGCTCATCGGCGCCCACCTCGGTGAGGACGAGGTGCTCGCACCGCTCGTGGCCGCGCACCCCGGGCTGCGGGTGCCCGGCGCGGTGGACGGCGCCGAGCTCGCGATCTGCGCGGTGCTCGGCCAGCAGGTCTCCCTCGCCGTGGCCCGCACGTTCCAGTCGCGGATCGCCGCCGCCTTCGGCGCGCCGGTGCCGGCCTCGTTCACCGAGGCGACCACCGGGATGCCCGACGGCGAAGCGGTCACCTTCCCCACGCCGTCGCGCCTGGCGGAGGTGGGGGCGCAGGCGATCCGGGATGCCGCGAACCTCACCCAGGCGCGGGCGCGCGCCGTGCACACGCTGGCCTCGGTGCTGGCCGAGGGGGTGCGCTTGGACACCGGGCTTCGCCTGGCGCCCGGGGTCGACCCGGAGGCCACGCGCGCGTCCCTGCTGGCCCTGCCGGGAATCGGACCGTGGACCGCGGACTACATCGCGCTGCGGGCCCTGCGCGATCCGGACGCGTTCATGCCGAGCGACCTGGTGCTGCGCAAGGCCCTGGCGGCCGCGCAGGGCGTGAGCCTGAAGGAGATGACGCCCCGGCGCGCGGAGGCCGCTTCGCAGCCGTGGCGCCCATGGCGCTCCTACGCGCTGCAACACCTGTGGACGGCCACCGCCTATGCCTAG
- a CDS encoding SulP family inorganic anion transporter, which translates to MAALRSPRLLKTEVLAGLVVALALIPEAIAFSIIAGVDPRVGLFASFTMAVSIAFLGGRPAMISAATGAVALVVAPVVREYGLDYLIATVILGGIIQVALGLFGVAKMMRFIPRSVMVGFVNALAILIFTSQLPHLQDVPFAVYPLVLVGIAIMVFFPKLTSVVPAPLVAIVLLTLVVIVAGIAVPTVGDEGALPESLPTLFFPDVPLTLETLQIILPFAVAMALVGLLESLMTAKLVDDVTDSHSNKTREAWGQGAANIITGFFGGMGGCAMIGQTMINVKASGARTRISTFLAGVFLLILVVGLGDVVAIMPMAALVAVMVMVSVGTFDWHSIRPSTLRAMPVPETAVMLLTVVVTVITHNLAYGVVAGVLLASVLFARRVAHMVEVVRLDASDEDGQRVYAVRGELFFASSNDLVYSFDYASDPAEVVIDFSGAHIWDASTVATLDAIETKYAAKGTRVRFTGLNPDSAARMERLGGKLGVGH; encoded by the coding sequence ATGGCCGCCCTGCGCAGCCCGCGGCTGCTGAAGACGGAGGTGCTGGCGGGCCTCGTCGTCGCCCTCGCGCTGATCCCCGAGGCGATCGCCTTCTCGATCATCGCCGGGGTGGACCCCCGCGTCGGGCTGTTCGCCTCCTTCACGATGGCCGTCTCGATCGCCTTCCTCGGCGGCCGGCCGGCGATGATCTCCGCGGCGACCGGCGCCGTCGCCCTCGTGGTGGCGCCCGTGGTGCGCGAGTACGGGCTGGACTACCTGATCGCCACCGTGATCCTCGGGGGGATCATCCAGGTGGCCCTCGGTCTGTTCGGTGTGGCCAAGATGATGCGGTTCATCCCGCGCTCGGTGATGGTCGGCTTCGTCAACGCGCTGGCGATCCTCATCTTCACCTCCCAACTGCCGCACCTGCAGGACGTGCCGTTCGCCGTCTACCCGCTGGTGCTGGTCGGCATCGCGATCATGGTGTTCTTCCCCAAGCTCACCTCCGTGGTGCCCGCGCCGCTGGTGGCGATCGTGCTGCTCACCCTCGTGGTGATCGTGGCCGGGATCGCGGTGCCCACGGTGGGCGATGAGGGGGCGCTGCCGGAGTCGCTGCCCACCCTCTTCTTCCCCGATGTGCCCCTGACGCTGGAGACGCTGCAGATCATCCTGCCGTTCGCCGTCGCGATGGCGCTGGTGGGGCTGCTGGAGTCGTTGATGACCGCCAAGCTGGTCGACGACGTGACCGACTCCCACTCCAACAAGACCCGCGAGGCCTGGGGTCAGGGCGCCGCGAACATCATCACCGGCTTCTTCGGCGGCATGGGCGGCTGCGCGATGATCGGCCAGACGATGATCAACGTGAAGGCCTCCGGGGCCCGCACCCGCATCTCCACGTTCCTGGCCGGAGTGTTCCTGCTGATCCTCGTGGTGGGCCTGGGTGACGTGGTCGCGATCATGCCGATGGCGGCGCTGGTGGCCGTGATGGTGATGGTCAGCGTGGGCACCTTCGACTGGCACTCCATCCGCCCCTCCACGCTGCGCGCCATGCCCGTGCCCGAGACCGCCGTGATGCTGCTGACCGTGGTGGTCACCGTGATCACCCACAACCTGGCCTACGGCGTGGTCGCCGGGGTGCTGCTGGCCTCCGTGCTGTTCGCCCGGCGGGTGGCACACATGGTCGAGGTGGTGCGCCTGGACGCCTCCGACGAGGACGGGCAGCGGGTCTACGCGGTGCGCGGGGAACTGTTCTTCGCCTCCTCCAACGACCTGGTGTACTCCTTCGACTACGCCAGCGACCCGGCCGAGGTGGTCATCGACTTCTCCGGCGCCCACATCTGGGACGCCTCCACCGTCGCGACCCTGGACGCGATCGAGACGAAGTACGCAGCGAAGGGCACCCGGGTGCGCTTCACAGGCCTCAACCCCGACAGCGCGGCGCGCATGGAGCGCCTGGGCGGGAAGCTCGGCGTCGGGCACTGA
- a CDS encoding HipA domain-containing protein has product MTAHLAILLLGEHVADVERTRAGSLRLTYTRRALRDGGTPLSLSLPREGGSFVGERVATYLWGLLPESPEALAAIRRTHGADPRDPLSLLDAIGLDCAGAVQFCDPERLESDDLRPPWQLDVATPGEVEERLSQMRLDEEASWTMREQHWSLGGTQAKLTLHRREDAWFWPLGGAPSTHVVKPGVRTVRSQALIEHVTTRAAELLGLAVAHAEYLDFASERAVVSTRFDRPLVDGAVARAHQEDLCQALGVREKYEEDGGPTAGDIARLLRESAATALAADRNVRAFADGLLYNALVAAPDAHARNYAVLLDGDAVTLAPMYDVATGLAYDPPPGRDRELAMSVGGSTRADALTRSRIRELAEDLRLEVDHLEDRVRSLASGLPEAFRTALAEVEDWDGSVTELRSRLLPRVDEAADATARLA; this is encoded by the coding sequence ATGACCGCCCACCTCGCCATCCTGTTGCTCGGCGAGCACGTGGCCGACGTCGAGCGCACCCGCGCCGGGTCACTCCGGCTCACCTACACGCGTCGTGCACTGCGCGACGGCGGCACCCCCCTCTCCCTCTCCCTCCCCCGGGAAGGGGGATCCTTCGTGGGGGAACGGGTCGCCACCTACCTGTGGGGCCTCCTGCCCGAGAGCCCTGAGGCCCTCGCCGCGATCCGCCGCACCCACGGCGCCGATCCACGCGACCCCCTCAGCCTGCTCGATGCCATCGGCCTCGACTGCGCCGGCGCCGTCCAGTTCTGCGACCCCGAACGCCTGGAGAGTGACGACCTCCGACCGCCCTGGCAGCTGGACGTGGCGACGCCCGGGGAGGTCGAGGAGCGCCTCTCACAGATGCGCCTGGACGAGGAGGCATCCTGGACCATGCGTGAGCAGCATTGGTCGCTCGGCGGCACCCAGGCGAAGCTGACCCTCCATCGCCGGGAGGACGCCTGGTTCTGGCCGCTCGGCGGAGCACCGAGCACACACGTGGTGAAGCCGGGGGTGCGTACGGTGCGATCCCAGGCACTCATCGAGCACGTCACCACACGCGCCGCCGAGCTTCTCGGGCTCGCGGTGGCGCACGCGGAGTACCTGGACTTCGCCTCCGAACGCGCGGTGGTCTCCACGCGTTTCGACCGACCCCTCGTGGACGGCGCCGTCGCCCGGGCTCACCAGGAGGACCTGTGTCAGGCGCTCGGGGTCCGGGAGAAGTACGAGGAGGACGGGGGGCCCACCGCTGGCGACATCGCGCGACTCCTGCGCGAGTCCGCGGCCACCGCCCTCGCTGCCGACCGCAACGTCCGCGCGTTCGCCGACGGTCTGCTCTACAACGCGCTTGTCGCCGCGCCCGACGCCCACGCCCGCAACTACGCGGTTCTCCTGGATGGCGACGCAGTGACATTGGCACCGATGTACGACGTGGCAACGGGCCTCGCCTACGACCCGCCACCCGGGCGAGATCGCGAGCTCGCGATGAGCGTCGGCGGCAGCACGAGGGCCGATGCCCTGACACGCAGCCGGATCCGGGAGCTCGCCGAGGACCTCCGCCTCGAGGTCGACCATCTCGAGGACCGGGTCCGTAGCCTCGCGTCCGGTCTGCCCGAGGCATTCCGCACGGCACTGGCAGAGGTCGAGGACTGGGACGGCAGCGTCACCGAGCTGCGATCGCGACTCCTGCCCCGCGTGGACGAGGCAGCGGACGCCACCGCACGTCTGGCATGA